One Cyanobium sp. Tous-M-B4 DNA window includes the following coding sequences:
- a CDS encoding YccF domain-containing protein: MLRFLLNVLWFVLGGVVMGLGWWLAGLVAAITIVGLPWARACFVIGNYSFWPFGNEAVSRRELTGRMDFGTGPLGLIGNVIWFLVAGWWLAIGHLTSAVACFVTIIGIPFGIQHIKLALIALAPVGMQVVPVRR; this comes from the coding sequence ATGCTGCGCTTTCTACTCAACGTGCTCTGGTTCGTGCTCGGCGGGGTGGTGATGGGCCTCGGTTGGTGGCTGGCCGGTCTTGTAGCGGCGATCACGATCGTTGGCCTCCCCTGGGCGCGGGCCTGCTTTGTGATCGGCAACTACTCCTTCTGGCCGTTTGGAAATGAGGCCGTGAGCAGGCGTGAGCTCACCGGACGGATGGATTTCGGCACCGGACCGCTGGGGCTGATCGGCAACGTGATCTGGTTTCTGGTGGCGGGCTGGTGGCTAGCGATCGGCCACCTCACCTCTGCAGTGGCCTGCTTCGTCACGATCATCGGCATTCCCTTCGGGATCCAACACATCAAGCTGGCGCTGATCGCACTGGCCCCGGTCGGCATGCAAGTGGTGCCGGTGCGCCGCTGA
- a CDS encoding cupin domain-containing protein — translation MASCITVTSNPDPAQLQSLGVSSFPWTYDEQETCLLLEGDVSVTPAGGEPVRFGAGDLVVFDTGLSCTWEVHVPVRKHYRFG, via the coding sequence ATGGCCAGCTGCATCACGGTCACCTCCAACCCGGATCCAGCGCAGCTACAGAGCCTGGGCGTGAGCAGCTTTCCCTGGACCTACGACGAACAGGAAACCTGCCTGCTGCTGGAGGGCGATGTCAGCGTCACCCCCGCTGGTGGGGAGCCGGTGCGATTCGGGGCCGGTGATCTGGTGGTGTTTGACACCGGGCTGAGCTGCACTTGGGAGGTGCATGTCCCAGTGCGCAAGCACTACCGCTTTGGTTGA
- a CDS encoding transglutaminase family protein, producing MLLATGCRLEIRCPVATPLLALVHPHTSLLPELRSPEQVRLSPDRIYELLSDSAGNRWSRLIASAGVTTFTYEARIELPDSCDPVVPAATACAVQALPVDTYPLLNPSPYCDTAALMTFAWDTFTAVPPGWGQVQAICDWVHEHIRFDYDAVSPEKSASDTLRDRAGVCRDFAHLAITCCRCLNIPARYCTGYLGYTGIPLGEAPVDFSAWFEVFLENRWHVFDARHNIPRCGRVLIARGRDAADVPFLRSFGAHELVGFAVTTELAAVDSETGEVAKEEPAARPLLA from the coding sequence GTGCTCCTCGCCACCGGCTGCAGGCTGGAAATCCGCTGCCCGGTGGCCACGCCCCTGCTGGCCCTGGTGCACCCCCACACCAGCCTGCTGCCAGAGCTGCGCAGTCCTGAACAGGTGCGGCTAAGCCCCGATCGCATCTATGAGCTGCTCAGCGATAGCGCCGGTAACCGCTGGAGTCGCCTGATCGCCTCCGCCGGTGTCACCACATTCACCTATGAGGCCAGGATCGAGCTGCCCGACAGCTGCGATCCCGTGGTTCCCGCCGCCACGGCCTGCGCGGTGCAGGCACTGCCGGTGGACACCTATCCCTTGCTCAACCCCAGCCCCTACTGCGACACCGCCGCGCTGATGACGTTTGCCTGGGACACATTCACCGCGGTGCCCCCCGGCTGGGGGCAGGTGCAGGCGATCTGCGACTGGGTGCACGAGCACATCCGTTTCGACTACGACGCGGTGAGCCCGGAGAAGAGCGCCAGCGACACCCTGCGCGATCGCGCCGGCGTCTGCCGCGATTTCGCCCATCTCGCCATCACCTGCTGCCGCTGCCTCAACATCCCCGCCCGCTACTGCACCGGCTACCTCGGTTACACCGGCATCCCCCTGGGCGAGGCGCCCGTGGATTTCTCCGCCTGGTTTGAGGTGTTTCTCGAAAACCGCTGGCATGTATTTGATGCACGGCACAACATCCCGCGCTGCGGCCGGGTGCTGATTGCCCGCGGCCGCGATGCCGCCGATGTGCCCTTTCTGCGCTCCTTCGGGGCGCACGAGCTGGTGGGGTTTGCAGTGACAACTGAGCTAGCGGCCGTCGACTCCGAGACAGGAGAGGTTGCCAAAGAAGAGCCCGCCGCCAGACCGCTGCTGGCCTGA
- a CDS encoding DNA-binding protein has protein sequence MGIAIELNDQQAQALSETARRLHVSEADLASAAVRDLVARQSVDFQTAADRVLKKNQELYRRLA, from the coding sequence GTGGGAATCGCGATCGAGCTCAATGACCAACAGGCCCAGGCCTTGAGCGAAACAGCACGCCGGCTCCACGTCAGTGAGGCCGATCTCGCTTCTGCTGCAGTGCGGGATCTGGTTGCTCGGCAATCGGTTGATTTCCAGACCGCTGCAGATCGGGTGCTTAAGAAGAACCAGGAGCTCTATCGCCGGCTGGCCTGA
- a CDS encoding chlorophyll a/b-binding protein, protein MTNTPAKDQLLDTSAEQLTLMEQLKRVELFNGRAAMLGIVIGIVVEGLTGFGIAHQIGLGALVDGYAACRTQFLPFCF, encoded by the coding sequence ATGACCAACACCCCCGCCAAAGACCAGCTGCTCGATACCAGCGCCGAACAGCTGACCCTCATGGAGCAGCTCAAGCGAGTGGAATTATTTAACGGCCGCGCCGCCATGCTCGGCATTGTGATCGGCATCGTGGTGGAAGGCCTTACCGGCTTTGGCATCGCCCATCAGATCGGCCTCGGTGCCTTGGTTGATGGCTACGCCGCCTGCCGCACCCAGTTCCTGCCCTTCTGCTTCTGA
- a CDS encoding chlorophyll a/b-binding protein — translation MTDSAARFGFVAFAETWNGRLAMLGFVIGLGTELLTGQGILSQIGLG, via the coding sequence ATGACTGACTCCGCTGCCCGCTTTGGCTTTGTCGCCTTCGCTGAAACCTGGAACGGCCGTCTGGCCATGCTCGGCTTCGTGATCGGCCTAGGAACCGAGCTGCTCACCGGCCAGGGCATCCTTTCCCAAATCGGGCTCGGTTGA
- a CDS encoding FAD-dependent oxidoreductase → MPDETTPDESMPGGRPSHVVVVGAGWAGWGAAKALCEAGIRVTLIDGMADPTGSQPITTKSGKPFEAGTRGFWKDYPNINALTDELGVGDIFTEFTTSAFWSPDGLEATAPVFGEAPQWPSPLGQMVATITNFTRLPIQDRLSIAGLLYAMLDLYRSNKTFQQYDDLDAQSLFIKLGISDRLINDFLRPTLLVGLFKPPEELSAAVTMELLYYYALAHQDSFDVCWIKSKSIAEHLFAPLSRRLISRHHLQVLGGTLVRQVNVSPDSQRISSVEVKNVATNTVQVIDDVDAVVLAIGAKGLKSLMAQSPELSKAAPELVSAASLDSIDVVSARLWLDRYVPIAYPVNVFSRFESLKGSGGTFFMLDQLHKDAQQALWGDEHPQGSVVASDFYNASAIAAMSDQEIIDLLTRDLLPIAHPEFTNARVVDAEVRRYPSSVSLFSPGSFRKRPPLETSVQSIVCAGDWVRMGDKEHGAKGLCQERAYVCGLEAGNSLIRRKIVSGADHSHPVLPIRADEPQVVLGRALNKLVMDPIEALGLKLPWFNS, encoded by the coding sequence ATGCCAGACGAGACCACTCCAGACGAGAGCATGCCCGGCGGAAGACCATCCCATGTAGTCGTCGTCGGAGCCGGGTGGGCTGGTTGGGGCGCAGCCAAGGCACTCTGTGAAGCCGGTATTCGTGTCACCTTGATTGATGGGATGGCCGATCCAACAGGCAGTCAACCAATCACAACCAAAAGCGGCAAACCTTTCGAGGCAGGAACCAGAGGGTTTTGGAAAGACTATCCCAACATCAATGCCCTAACCGATGAACTCGGCGTTGGCGATATCTTCACTGAATTCACAACCAGTGCCTTCTGGTCTCCCGATGGGTTGGAAGCAACAGCGCCTGTCTTTGGAGAGGCACCCCAATGGCCAAGTCCCCTTGGTCAGATGGTGGCGACAATCACAAACTTCACACGACTGCCCATTCAAGACCGCCTCAGTATCGCAGGGCTTCTCTATGCGATGCTTGACCTATATCGCAGCAACAAGACATTCCAGCAGTACGACGATCTTGATGCGCAATCACTATTTATCAAGCTTGGCATCAGCGATCGGCTCATCAATGATTTCTTGCGCCCCACCTTGCTGGTTGGCTTGTTCAAGCCGCCCGAAGAGCTTTCGGCCGCGGTCACCATGGAGCTCCTCTATTACTACGCCCTGGCCCACCAAGACTCATTTGATGTCTGCTGGATCAAGTCGAAAAGTATCGCCGAACATCTGTTTGCACCTCTGAGTCGCAGGCTGATCTCCCGCCATCATCTGCAGGTCCTTGGGGGAACGTTGGTGAGACAGGTGAATGTGTCGCCCGACTCGCAGCGCATCAGCTCGGTTGAGGTTAAGAACGTAGCAACTAATACAGTTCAGGTGATTGACGATGTGGATGCTGTGGTCTTGGCCATTGGTGCAAAAGGTCTCAAGTCTCTGATGGCTCAATCTCCAGAACTCAGCAAGGCAGCACCAGAGCTTGTTAGTGCTGCTTCGCTTGATTCCATCGATGTAGTGTCAGCACGTCTATGGCTGGATCGTTATGTTCCAATCGCTTACCCAGTCAACGTGTTCTCCCGCTTCGAATCACTGAAGGGCTCTGGGGGCACTTTTTTCATGCTGGATCAGCTGCACAAGGATGCTCAGCAGGCTCTTTGGGGTGATGAGCATCCCCAGGGCTCTGTGGTCGCCAGCGACTTTTACAACGCATCGGCTATTGCAGCGATGAGTGATCAAGAGATTATCGATCTGCTCACGCGCGACCTACTCCCCATCGCTCATCCAGAATTCACCAATGCCAGGGTGGTTGATGCCGAGGTGCGGCGCTATCCAAGCTCGGTGTCGCTCTTTTCTCCGGGAAGTTTCAGAAAACGGCCACCCTTGGAAACCTCAGTGCAGTCGATCGTCTGCGCTGGCGACTGGGTGCGGATGGGCGACAAAGAACATGGAGCCAAGGGTCTGTGTCAGGAACGAGCCTATGTGTGCGGGCTGGAGGCAGGGAACTCCCTAATCAGACGCAAGATTGTCAGCGGAGCCGATCACTCCCATCCCGTTCTCCCTATTCGGGCAGACGAGCCACAAGTCGTTCTAGGCCGTGCTCTCAACAAGCTCGTGATGGATCCAATCGAAGCACTTGGTCTGAAACTGCCGTGGTTCAACTCCTAA
- a CDS encoding serine/threonine protein kinase, whose translation MAGESSPIDLPQLLDRIEHQLLPQLQIHSPDPCDPVLVKDLPKPWRTLGCGNYAAVLHHPHHPLLAVKVYGPERPGLEQEAEVYRRIGHHPAFSQCFHVGAGYLVLRRLQGTTLYDCLRQGIPIPAQVIDDVDAALAYAMARGLHGHDVHGRNLMLHRGRGLIVDISDFLNPQPCRAWQDLRWAYRTFYRPLIGHLGLRVPGSVLDWVRRGYRLVRRIRAQVPGP comes from the coding sequence ATGGCAGGCGAGAGTTCGCCCATAGACCTGCCGCAGCTGCTCGATCGCATTGAGCACCAGCTGCTGCCGCAGCTCCAGATTCACAGCCCGGATCCCTGCGATCCAGTGCTGGTGAAGGATCTGCCTAAGCCATGGCGCACCCTTGGCTGCGGTAACTACGCGGCGGTATTGCACCATCCCCACCACCCTTTACTGGCGGTGAAGGTTTACGGCCCGGAGCGTCCAGGCCTGGAGCAAGAGGCGGAGGTGTACCGCAGGATTGGCCATCACCCCGCCTTCTCACAGTGCTTCCACGTGGGGGCGGGGTATCTGGTGTTGAGGCGATTGCAGGGCACCACGTTGTACGACTGTCTGCGCCAGGGCATCCCCATCCCCGCGCAGGTGATCGACGACGTGGATGCAGCGCTGGCCTATGCGATGGCCCGCGGCCTGCATGGACATGACGTGCATGGGCGCAACTTGATGCTGCACCGGGGCCGGGGGCTGATTGTGGACATCTCCGACTTCCTCAACCCTCAGCCATGCCGGGCCTGGCAAGACCTGCGCTGGGCCTACCGCACGTTTTACCGGCCGCTGATCGGCCACCTTGGACTGCGGGTGCCGGGGAGTGTCCTCGATTGGGTACGCCGCGGTTATCGCCTGGTGCGGCGAATCAGGGCGCAGGTCCCTGGGCCATGA
- a CDS encoding NUDIX hydrolase, with protein sequence MAVEVALAMLQRDGRWLMQLRDEIPSIVAPGCWGLFGGHLDPGETPEQALRRELLEEISWQPEATELVMVHHIHRRTAHVFRAELSVPLEQLQLLEGQDLALVSTEELLVGAIWSCRLGSHRPLADGLLEVMQHVLTQQT encoded by the coding sequence ATGGCCGTTGAAGTCGCCTTGGCGATGCTGCAGCGGGATGGCCGCTGGCTGATGCAACTGCGTGACGAGATCCCCTCGATCGTCGCGCCTGGCTGCTGGGGACTTTTTGGCGGGCACCTCGATCCCGGCGAGACGCCGGAGCAGGCCCTGCGACGGGAGCTGCTGGAGGAGATCAGCTGGCAGCCCGAAGCGACGGAGCTGGTGATGGTGCATCACATCCACCGGCGCACGGCCCATGTGTTCCGGGCCGAACTGTCGGTGCCGCTAGAGCAGCTGCAGCTGCTGGAAGGCCAGGACTTGGCCCTGGTCAGCACTGAGGAGCTGTTGGTTGGAGCCATCTGGAGTTGCCGTCTGGGCAGCCATCGCCCCCTGGCCGATGGATTGCTGGAGGTGATGCAGCACGTGCTCACTCAGCAGACTTGA
- a CDS encoding type II toxin-antitoxin system death-on-curing family toxin — MRWLSLAEVLELHRRLIEQSGGMPGLRDLGLLESSLSQPHQSFGGVDLYPGLNAKAAALGFSLIQNHPFVDGNKRIGHAAMETTLVLNGVELTATIDAAEAVVLAVASGELDREAFSRWVADNQQTTEPF, encoded by the coding sequence ATGCGCTGGCTGAGCCTGGCGGAGGTGCTGGAGCTGCATCGTCGCTTGATCGAGCAAAGCGGTGGCATGCCCGGTCTGCGGGACCTGGGCCTGCTGGAGTCATCCCTCTCCCAGCCCCACCAGAGTTTTGGCGGTGTTGATCTCTACCCAGGACTGAATGCCAAAGCCGCAGCTCTGGGGTTCTCCCTGATCCAGAACCATCCCTTCGTGGATGGCAACAAGCGGATCGGCCATGCCGCCATGGAAACGACCCTCGTGCTGAACGGCGTCGAGTTGACCGCCACAATCGATGCTGCCGAGGCCGTTGTGTTGGCAGTGGCCAGCGGCGAGCTTGATCGCGAGGCCTTCTCGCGCTGGGTCGCAGATAACCAGCAGACGACCGAACCGTTCTGA